In Euphorbia lathyris chromosome 10, ddEupLath1.1, whole genome shotgun sequence, a single genomic region encodes these proteins:
- the LOC136209252 gene encoding FT-interacting protein 1, with protein MASNKDDFNLKDTKPQLGERWPHGGARGGGGWISSDRATSTYDLVEQMFYLYVRVVKAKDLPPNPITGNIDPYVEVKVGNYKGTTRHFEKKTNPEWKQVFAFSKDKLQSSMVEVFVRDREMLGRDDYVGKVVFDMHEVPTRVPPDSPLAPQWYRLEDRHGDTKVKGEVMLAVWMGTQADEAFPESWHSDAASVKGEGVHSVRSKVYVSPKLWYLRVNVIEAHDVEPHEKGEMPQAFVKAQVGNQVLKTKLSPTRTNNPLWNEDLIFVAAEPFEEQLVLTVENKVTSAKDEVMGRLIVPLHIFERRLDHRPVHSKWFNLEKFGFGALEGDKRHELKFSSRVHLRVCLEGAYHVLDESTMYISDQRPTARQLWKNPIGILEVGILSAQGLQPMKKIDGKGSTDAYCVAKYGLKWVRTRTILESFNPKWNEQYTWEVYDPCTVITLGVFDNNHLGGGDGTKGDSRIGKVRIRLSTLETDRIYTNSYPLLVLQPSGLKKMGELQLAVRFTCLSLANMIYLYGHPLLPKMHYLHPFTVNQLDSLRYQAMKIVAVRLGRAEPPLRKEVVEYMLDVDSHMWSMRRSKANFFRIVSLFSGAITMSKWLGEVCQWKNPVTTILVHVLFFILICYPELILPTIFLYMFLIGIWNYRFRPRHPSHMDIKLSCAEVVHPDELDEEFDTFPTSKQQDVARMRYDRLRSVAGRIQTVVGDIATQGERFQALLSWRDPRATSLFIIFCFIAAVVLYITPFRIIALISGIFWLRHPRFRSKLPSVPSNFFRRLPSRADSML; from the coding sequence ATGGCTTCTAATAAAGATGATTTCAACTTGAAGGATACGAAGCCTCAGCTTGGAGAACGATGGCCGCATGGAGGAGCGCGTGGTGGAGGTGGGTGGATTAGTAGTGATAGAGCTACAAGCACTTATGATCTTGTTGAACAGATGTTTTATCTGTATGTCCGAGTTGTGAAAGCCAAAGATCTTCCCCCGAATCCTATAACTGGGAACATTGATCCATATGTAGAAGTGAAGGTTGGGAATTACAAAGGAACAACGAGGCACTTTGAGAAGAAAACGAACCCCGAATGGAAGCAGGTCTTCGCTTTCTCAAAGGACAAGCTTCAATCTTCTATGGTTGAAGTGTTTGTTAGGGATAGAGAGATGTTAGGAAGAGATGATTATGTTGGAAAAGTAGTGTTTGATATGCATGAAGTGCCAACGAGGGTTCCGCCAGATAGCCCTTTAGCTCCTCAGTGGTATAGATTAGAGGATAGGCATGGGGATACCAAAGTGAAAGGAGAGGTAATGCTTGCAGTTTGGATGGGAACACAAGCTGATGAAGCTTTTCCGGAGTCCTGGCATTCAGATGCTGCATCAGTTAAAGGAGAAGGCGTTCATAGTGTTAGATCAAAAGTTTATGTATCGCCAAAGCTATGGTATCTTAGAGTAAATGTAATTGAAGCTCACGATGTTGAGCCACATGAAAAAGGCGAAATGCCTCAGGCTTTTGTTAAGGCTCAAGTTGGAAACCAAGTTCTCAAAACCAAACTAAGCCCAACTCGCACCAACAATCCGCTGTGGAATGAAGATCTCATCTTTGTTGCAGCAGAGCCTTTCGAGGAGCAGCTAGTACTTACTGTGGAAAACAAGGTAACATCTGCAAAAGATGAAGTTATGGGGAGGTTAATTGTGCCTCTTCACATCTTTGAGAGGCGATTAGATCACAGACCTGTTCACTCCAAGTGGTTCAACCTCGAAAAATTCGGGTTTGGAGCTCTTGAAGGAGACAAAAGGCATGAGCTCAAGTTTTCAAGCAGAGTTCACTTGAGAGTTTGCCTAGAGGGTGCTTACCATGTACTAGATGAATCAACAATGTACATAAGCGATCAACGGCCAACAGCTAGGCAACTATGGAAGAATCCTATCGGTATCCTCGAGGTGGGAATACTGAGTGCACAAGGGCTTCAACCGATGAAAAAGATAGATGGTAAAGGAAGCACTGATGCTTATTGTGTAGCCAAGTATGGCCTGAAGTGGGTAAGGACTCGAACAATCCTCGAAAGCTTCAATCCCAAGTGGAATGAGCAATATACATGGGAGGTTTATGATCCTTGCACAGTGATCACACTTGGTGTTTTCGACAACAATCACTTAGGTGGTGGTGATGGAACTAAGGGTGACTCCCGAATCGGAAAGGTAAGAATTCGACTATCTACTCTAGAAACAGATCGAATTTATACAAACTCGTACCCACTTCTTGTTCTACAACCATCTGGACTAAAAAAGATGGGAGAGCTGCAACTAGCAGTTCGATTCACCTGTCTATCTCTCGCCAATATGATTTACCTCTATGGCCACCCATTACTACCAAAAATGCATTACTTGCATCCCTTCACAGTGAATCAACTTGACAGTTTGAGATATCAAGCCATGAAAATAGTGGCAGTGAGGCTTGGCCGAGCTGAACCACCACTCAGGAAAGAGGTTGTGGAGTATATGCTGGATGTAGATTCTCACATGTGGAGTATGAGAAGAAGCAAAGCTAATTTCTTCAGAATTGTGTCATTGTTTTCTGGTGCTATTACAATGAGCAAATGGCTTGGTGAAGTATGTCAATGGAAGAACCCAGTTACAACAATCCTAGTACATGTtctatttttcatattgatCTGCTATCCAGAACTGATTCTGCCAACTATTTTCCTCTATATGTTCTTGATCGGAATATGGAATTATCGGTTCCGACCAAGGCACCCTTCTCACATGGATATCAAACTATCATGTGCAGAAGTAGTTCACCCAGATGAGCTAGACGAGGAGTTTGACACTTTTCCGACATCGAAGCAACAAGATGTAGCGCGCATGAGGTATGACAGGCTCAGAAGTGTTGCCGGAAGGATTCAAACTGTGGTGGGAGACATTGCAACTCAAGGGGAGAGATTTCAGGCTTTGCTAAGCTGGAGAGACCCAAGGGCAACGAGCCTCTTTATTATTTTCTGCTTCATTGCTGCTGTTGTGCTCTACATAACACCTTTCAGGATAATTGCCTTAATATCAGGGATATTTTGGCTCAGGCATCCTAGATTCCGAAGCAAGCTGCCATCAGTTCCAAGCAATTTCTTCAGAAGATTACCATCTCGAGCTGATAGCATGCTTTGA